From Aquabacter sp. L1I39, the proteins below share one genomic window:
- the ntrC gene encoding nitrogen regulation protein NR(I) → MPTGSILVADDDAAIRTVLNQALSRAGYEVRSCGNAATLWRWVSQGDGDLVITDVVMPDENAFDLLPRIKKARPDLPVIVMSAQNTFMTAIRASERGAYEYLPKPFDLKELISIVGRALAEPKKADHRAHGLEENENIPLVGRSPAMQEIYRLLARLMQTDLTVMIAGESGTGKELVARALHDYGKRRSGPFVAINMAAIPRDLIESELFGHEKGSFTGATTRNPGRFEQAEGGTLFLDEIGDMPMEAQTRLLRVLQQGEYTTVGGRTPIKTDVRIIAATNKDLRTLIQQGLFREDLFFRLNVVPLRLPPLRERSEDVPDLVRHFFLQAEREGLPAKQIDSGALDRLKRYRWPGNVRELENLVRRLAALYPQEIITPSIIEAELSEPQPSALSEDGPVDATLGASVERHLNTYFGGFGEDLPPPGLYHRILRDVEYPLLSAALAATRGNQIKAAELLGLNRNTLRKKIRDLDIQVIRTSR, encoded by the coding sequence ATGCCCACCGGAAGCATCCTGGTCGCCGACGACGACGCCGCGATCCGCACGGTGCTCAATCAAGCGCTCTCGCGCGCCGGCTACGAGGTGCGCAGCTGCGGCAACGCGGCCACCTTGTGGCGCTGGGTCAGCCAGGGCGACGGCGATCTCGTCATCACCGACGTGGTGATGCCGGACGAGAATGCCTTCGACCTGCTGCCGCGCATCAAGAAGGCAAGGCCCGATTTGCCGGTCATCGTCATGAGCGCGCAGAACACGTTCATGACCGCCATCCGCGCCTCGGAGCGTGGCGCCTACGAATATCTGCCCAAGCCCTTCGACCTGAAGGAGCTGATCTCCATCGTCGGCCGCGCGCTGGCGGAGCCCAAGAAGGCCGACCACCGGGCCCATGGCCTGGAGGAGAACGAGAATATCCCGCTGGTGGGCCGTTCGCCCGCCATGCAGGAAATCTACCGCCTGCTCGCCCGTCTCATGCAGACTGACCTTACGGTGATGATCGCGGGCGAGAGCGGGACGGGCAAGGAACTGGTGGCCCGCGCGCTGCACGATTACGGCAAGCGCCGCTCCGGCCCGTTTGTCGCCATCAACATGGCAGCCATCCCGCGCGACCTGATCGAGAGCGAGCTGTTCGGCCACGAGAAGGGCTCGTTCACCGGCGCCACCACGCGCAATCCCGGCCGCTTTGAGCAGGCCGAGGGCGGCACGCTGTTCCTGGACGAGATTGGCGATATGCCCATGGAGGCGCAGACCCGCCTCCTGCGCGTGCTCCAGCAGGGCGAATATACGACGGTGGGCGGACGCACGCCCATCAAGACGGACGTGCGCATCATCGCCGCTACCAACAAGGACCTGCGCACCCTCATCCAGCAGGGGCTGTTCCGAGAGGATTTGTTCTTCCGCCTCAATGTGGTGCCCCTGCGCCTGCCGCCGCTGCGCGAGCGCTCGGAGGACGTGCCTGACCTGGTGCGGCACTTCTTCCTGCAAGCCGAGCGGGAGGGCTTGCCCGCCAAGCAGATCGATAGCGGCGCCCTCGACCGGCTGAAGCGCTATCGCTGGCCGGGCAATGTGCGCGAGCTGGAGAATCTGGTGCGGCGCCTCGCCGCGCTCTACCCGCAGGAGATCATCACCCCCTCCATCATCGAGGCGGAACTTTCCGAGCCGCAGCCGAGCGCCCTGTCCGAGGACGGGCCGGTGGATGCCACCCTCGGTGCCTCCGTGGAGCGCCATCTCAACACCTATTTCGGCGGCTTCGGGGAGGACCTTCCTCCTCCCGGCCTTTATCATCGCATCCTGCGGGACGTGGAATATCCCCTCCTGTCGGCAGCGCTGGCCGCCACGCGAGGCAACCAGATCAAGGCGGCCGAACTGCTCGGCCTGAACCGGAACACCTTGCGCAAGAAGATCAGGGACCTGGACATCCAGGTGATCCGCACCTCCCGTTGA
- a CDS encoding ATP-binding protein, with translation MSLTSHDRTEGSPFGVNSGMGFGYFAPLMVLLALISALATFLILMGLTPVVPTHEVVIGLLAGNALAVAVLSVMVGREVWRIMRARRRGRAAARLHVRIVSLFAIVAVVPAILVAVVASLTLDRGLDRWFSVRTREIVASAVQVAQTYVREHALNIRGDVLAMGNDLTRLKPLFDTDRERFRQILTAQAALRNLPGSVIIDKDLKVIERAQINAGREFLVPSNIAIGEATVEQPVIYLPSDADYVGAVVKLRDYDDLYLYVARPIDPRVIGYLKATRDTLADYESLEERRFGVQVAFALMYTVITLIVLLSAVWLGLNFSKWLVAPIRRLMSAADHVAAGNLDVQVPVYRSEGDLAALGETFNKMTAELRQQRDALLRANDQMDSRRRFTEAVLSGVGAGVIGIDAELKVTILNRSAERLLGMKEPEVLGQILSDVVPEAEHLIAEAKADERQRTVQGTITVNREGRERVFTVRLTTEQSGEGSHGWVVTLDDITALIAAQRTSAWADVARRIAHEIKNPLTPIQLSAERLKRKYGKHITQDRDVFDQCTDTIIRQVGDIGRMVDEFSSFARMPKPVVDSQDLAETIRQTIFLMRVGHPDVSFEADVPPELPARFDRRLISQALTNIIKNAAEAIEAVPADQRGKGRVRVSAVRAGEDLIVDVIDNGTGLPQESRNRLLEPYVTTREKGTGLGLAIVGKIMEEHGGGIELNDAPEGRGAWIRLRLRADGTPVEALKPAPKATPKAAPKPAPRTALAPDGAEMAEAASKSATVSAADTADPVSPPAPAAPTQAGPSDATAEGAASSSSKGA, from the coding sequence ATGAGCCTGACCTCGCACGACCGCACGGAAGGCAGTCCTTTCGGCGTCAATTCAGGCATGGGCTTCGGCTATTTCGCGCCGCTCATGGTGCTGTTGGCGCTGATTTCAGCCCTTGCCACATTTCTCATCCTGATGGGCCTGACGCCGGTCGTGCCCACCCATGAGGTGGTCATCGGACTGCTGGCGGGCAATGCGCTGGCCGTGGCGGTGCTGTCCGTCATGGTGGGCCGGGAAGTGTGGCGCATCATGCGCGCCCGCCGGAGGGGCCGCGCCGCCGCCCGCCTTCATGTGCGCATCGTCAGCCTCTTCGCCATCGTGGCGGTGGTGCCGGCAATCCTGGTGGCGGTGGTGGCGAGCCTCACCCTCGACCGGGGGCTCGACCGCTGGTTCTCGGTGCGCACCCGGGAGATCGTGGCGAGCGCCGTCCAGGTGGCGCAGACCTATGTGCGTGAGCATGCGCTGAATATCCGCGGCGACGTTCTGGCCATGGGCAATGACCTGACCCGCCTCAAGCCCCTGTTCGACACCGACCGCGAACGCTTCCGCCAGATCCTGACCGCCCAGGCGGCGCTGCGAAACCTGCCGGGGTCCGTCATCATCGACAAAGACCTGAAGGTCATTGAGCGCGCCCAGATCAATGCGGGGCGGGAATTCCTGGTGCCCAGCAACATTGCCATCGGCGAGGCGACGGTGGAGCAGCCCGTCATCTACTTGCCCTCCGACGCCGATTATGTGGGCGCGGTGGTGAAGCTGCGGGACTATGACGACCTTTATCTCTACGTGGCCCGCCCCATCGACCCGCGCGTGATCGGCTATTTGAAGGCGACCCGCGACACGCTGGCCGACTATGAGAGCCTGGAAGAGCGGCGCTTCGGCGTCCAGGTGGCGTTTGCGCTCATGTACACGGTCATCACCTTGATCGTGCTCCTGTCTGCCGTATGGCTGGGACTGAACTTCTCCAAATGGCTGGTGGCCCCCATCCGTCGGCTCATGTCCGCCGCCGACCATGTGGCCGCCGGAAATCTGGACGTTCAGGTGCCGGTCTACCGCTCCGAGGGCGATCTCGCCGCGCTCGGCGAGACCTTTAACAAGATGACCGCCGAGCTGCGCCAGCAGCGAGACGCGCTGTTGCGCGCCAACGACCAGATGGACAGCCGCCGCCGCTTCACCGAGGCGGTGCTTTCGGGCGTCGGGGCGGGGGTGATCGGCATCGATGCCGAGCTGAAGGTGACCATCCTCAACCGTTCGGCGGAGCGGCTCCTGGGCATGAAGGAGCCGGAGGTGCTGGGCCAGATTCTCTCGGATGTGGTGCCGGAGGCTGAGCATCTCATCGCCGAGGCCAAGGCCGACGAGCGCCAGCGCACCGTTCAGGGCACCATCACCGTCAACCGGGAGGGGCGCGAGCGGGTGTTTACCGTCCGCCTCACCACCGAGCAGTCGGGCGAGGGGAGCCATGGCTGGGTGGTGACGCTCGACGACATCACCGCCCTCATCGCCGCCCAGCGGACCTCCGCCTGGGCGGACGTGGCCCGGCGCATCGCCCATGAGATCAAGAACCCGCTGACCCCCATCCAATTGTCCGCCGAGCGGCTCAAGCGCAAATACGGCAAGCACATCACTCAGGATCGGGACGTGTTCGACCAGTGCACCGACACCATCATCCGGCAGGTGGGCGACATCGGGCGCATGGTTGACGAGTTCTCGTCCTTCGCCCGCATGCCAAAGCCCGTCGTGGACAGCCAGGATTTGGCGGAGACCATCCGGCAGACCATTTTCCTCATGCGGGTGGGGCATCCGGACGTGAGCTTCGAGGCGGACGTGCCGCCGGAGCTTCCCGCCCGCTTCGACCGGCGCCTCATTTCCCAGGCTTTGACCAACATCATCAAGAACGCCGCCGAGGCGATCGAGGCCGTGCCCGCCGACCAGCGCGGCAAGGGCCGGGTCCGCGTCAGCGCGGTGCGCGCAGGAGAAGACCTGATCGTGGACGTCATCGACAACGGCACCGGACTTCCCCAGGAAAGCCGGAACCGCCTTCTGGAGCCTTACGTGACCACCCGCGAGAAGGGCACGGGCCTTGGCCTCGCCATCGTCGGCAAGATTATGGAAGAGCATGGCGGCGGCATCGAATTGAACGATGCGCCCGAGGGCCGGGGTGCCTGGATCCGCCTGCGGCTGCGCGCCGACGGCACTCCTGTGGAGGCGCTCAAGCCCGCCCCCAAGGCAACGCCCAAGGCAGCGCCCAAACCCGCTCCAAGAACGGCCCTCGCGCCCGATGGCGCCGAGATGGCCGAGGCCGCCAGCAAGTCGGCGACGGTTTCCGCCGCCGACACCGCAGACCCCGTTTCCCCTCCCGCCCCGGCCGCTCCCACGCAAGCCGGCCCGAGCGACGCGACCGCCGAAGGCGCCGCCTCCTCATCCTCCAAGGGAGCCTGA
- the ntrX gene encoding nitrogen assimilation response regulator NtrX: MAHDILIVDDEADICGLVAGILEDEGYTARTARDADSALAAIASRRPNLIFLDIWLQGSRMDGLELLDTIKADHPDVPVVMISGHGNIETAVAAIKRGAYDFIEKPFNADRLVVVTERALETLRLRREVKELKQLTQPHTMVGRSSAIQQLRATVDRVGPTNSRILIIGPSGSGKELTARLIHASSARARGPFVVINAAAITPERLEFELFGVEAGEGREARRGALEEAHGGTLFLDEVADMPRETQNRVLRVLVEQTFTRIGGTAKVNVDVRIISSTGRNLEEEIAAGRFREDLYHRLSVVPIRVPPLAERREDIPDLVDFFIELISQTTGLARRRIAEDAMAVLQSHDWPGNVRQLRNNVERVLILAGGDPEAIVTASMLPPDVGALVPTLPNGNGGEHLMGLPLREAREVFEREYLSAQINRFGGNISRTAEFVGMERSALHRKLKALGVG; this comes from the coding sequence ATGGCCCACGACATTCTCATCGTCGACGACGAAGCCGACATTTGCGGCCTCGTGGCCGGCATCCTGGAGGACGAAGGCTATACGGCGCGCACCGCCCGCGACGCGGACAGCGCGCTGGCCGCCATTGCCAGCCGTCGGCCCAACCTGATCTTTCTCGACATCTGGCTCCAGGGCAGCCGGATGGACGGGCTGGAATTGCTGGACACCATCAAGGCCGATCATCCCGATGTGCCTGTGGTGATGATTTCCGGCCACGGCAACATCGAGACGGCGGTGGCCGCCATCAAGCGCGGCGCCTATGACTTCATCGAGAAGCCCTTCAATGCGGACCGCTTGGTGGTGGTTACCGAGCGCGCGCTTGAGACCTTGCGCCTGCGTCGCGAGGTCAAGGAGCTGAAGCAGCTCACCCAGCCGCACACCATGGTGGGCCGTTCCAGCGCTATCCAGCAATTGCGCGCCACGGTGGACCGGGTCGGCCCCACCAATTCGCGCATCCTCATTATCGGTCCCTCAGGCTCGGGCAAAGAGCTGACCGCGCGCCTGATCCATGCGTCCTCGGCCCGGGCGCGGGGGCCATTCGTGGTTATCAATGCCGCCGCCATCACCCCGGAGCGGCTGGAGTTCGAGTTGTTTGGGGTCGAGGCCGGGGAGGGACGGGAGGCGCGCCGGGGCGCGCTGGAGGAGGCGCATGGCGGCACGCTCTTCCTGGATGAGGTGGCCGACATGCCGCGCGAGACCCAGAACCGGGTGTTGCGCGTTCTGGTGGAACAGACCTTCACCCGCATCGGCGGCACCGCCAAGGTGAATGTGGACGTGCGCATCATCTCCTCCACCGGCCGCAACCTGGAGGAGGAGATCGCCGCGGGACGGTTCCGCGAGGACCTCTATCACCGCCTCTCGGTGGTGCCGATTCGCGTGCCCCCGCTGGCCGAGCGCCGGGAAGACATTCCCGACCTCGTGGATTTCTTTATTGAACTGATTTCCCAGACCACGGGGCTCGCCCGCCGACGCATCGCCGAGGATGCCATGGCTGTGCTCCAGTCCCACGACTGGCCCGGCAATGTGCGCCAACTGCGCAACAATGTGGAACGGGTGCTGATCCTGGCGGGTGGAGATCCGGAGGCCATCGTCACCGCCTCCATGCTGCCCCCCGATGTGGGTGCGTTGGTGCCCACCTTGCCCAACGGCAATGGCGGCGAGCATCTCATGGGCTTGCCGCTGCGAGAGGCGCGCGAGGTGTTCGAGCGGGAATATCTTTCCGCCCAGATCAACCGCTTCGGCGGCAACATCTCGCGCACAGCCGAATTCGTCGGCATGGAGCGGTCCGCCCTCCATCGCAAGCTCAAGGCGCTGGGCGTGGGCTGA